From the Pyrenophora tritici-repentis strain M4 chromosome 5, whole genome shotgun sequence genome, the window GAGCCCGCCCATGGCCACCAACTTGTTCTGTGCAGCTGCAGACGAGCAACACGTGCCTAATCAAGCATAGTCACACACATGAGCGGCCAGATCGGCACAGCAGATGGCGCCCTGGCTGGCGGCGATACTGCAGGTGAGGTCGACTAGTAATCCGGAGAAACGGAGGCAACACAAGGCGTTGGTAGATGCTATCCGCATTGGACGATGCCATCCCACCAACGGTGGGCCCAGACAAAGACCAACGACGGGACCTTCGTCATATTCCTTGTCCCCGCAGCAGCAAAGGCACGCGAGGGGTAGCATCACGGCAGTATGGGCCATGGCCTCGGAAGCAGTACTCATAAGATGCTGCCCTTCGCCCATGTTGCACTGTAATCCAAACACACGTCTTTTCCATTTGCCTTGACCCCCGGTCTCATATCACAAACACGCAGCTCAATTGGGTCCTtgcggtaatcaatcaagcGTACCGCCGATCCCTTTACCCGGAATTTGAGACATATATCTAATCTAGACGTCCATCCGATTCTGCCCCCGTAGCTTGTAGCCTTTTGTCCTACGCCCGTTGAAGCCTTTGCGCGCCCCTTGTCGCGAAGAAAATCcagagcgcgcgcgcgcCGAAGCCCATCTCGTCTTGCCCCGCCAGAGAGACTTGGTATACAACGAGCGCACACAATTTCAACAATGTCTGAAGGAAACGTGAAGCCCCCGGTTGTGGCCGAAGCGCACGAAGTCGACACATTCCACGTTCCCAAGGCGTTTTACGAGTGAGTTTTGTAGTTTGTTTGGTCCTTGCATCATGTACCAAGACAATGACAGCTTTGGCGTCATTCAGAGCCCGTGGGCGGGGTGACCCCGCGGTGCCGAGCTACGGCCGATTTGCAGGCCGCCGCATCGAGTTTGTATAGCAGCTGACGATGTCGTAGGAAGCACCCGCATTCAAGGCCTCACCTCGAAAACCTCGAAGAGTACCAGAAGCTGTACAAAGAGTCCATTACCGATCCAAAGACTTTCTGGGGCAGATTAGCGCGCGAACTGCTCACGTGGGAACGCGACTTCCAGACCGTACACTCGGGTAGCTTTGAGCATGGCGATAATGCGTGGTTCTTGGAAGGCAGACTGAATGCCAGCTACAACTGTGTTGATCGTCATGCCTTCAAGGACCCTAACAAGCCGGCCATCATTTACGAGGCCGACGACGAGGGCGATGGCCGCATCATCACATACGGAGAGCTACTCCGCCAGGTCTCCAAGCTAGCCTACACACTCAAAGAAATGGGCGTAAGAAAGGGTGACACAGTCGCTCTTTACTTGCCCATGATTCCAGAGGCCGTCATCTCCTTTTTGGCATGCACGCGCATCGGTGCTGTCCACTCAGTCGTCTTCGCCGGCTTTTCGTCTGATTCACTACGCGACCGCATCAACGACGCCGAGTGCAAGGTTGTCATCACCACCGACGAGGGCAAGCGCGGAGGCAAGACCATCAGCACCAAGAAGATTGTTGATGATGCTCTGAAACAATGTCCCGGCATCAGCCACTGCTTGGTTTACAAGCGCACTGGCGCCGAAGTCCCCTGGACCAAGGGACGTGACTGGTGGTGGCACGAGGAGGTCGAGAAGTACCCCAACTACATTGCACCAGAGCCTATGAACTCAGAAGACCCTCTTTTCTTGCTCTACACATCGGGTTCGACTGGTAAGCCCAAGGGTGTCATGCACACAACAGGTGGTTACCTCCTTGGAGCAGCAGCAACTGGAAAGTACGTCTTCGATATCCACGACAATGATGTCTTTTTCTGCGGTGGTGATGTAGGTTGGATCACAGGACACACATACGTTGTATACGCTCCTTTGCTGCTTGGTGTTGCTACCGTTGTGTTTGAAGGTACCCCTGCTTACCCCAACTTCTCGCGCTACTGGGATATCGTGGACAAGTACAATGTCAGCCAGTTCTACGTAGCGCCCACTGCACTGCGGCTACTCAAGCGTGCAGGCAATGAGCACGTCAAACACAAGATGAAGAACCTAAGAATACTCGGATCCGTTGGCGAGCCGATTGCTGCAGAAGTGTGGAAGTGGTATTTCGAGACTGTCGGCAAGGAGGAGGCACATGTTGTTGATGTGGGTCATAACCTCGTATGCTCGTATAACATAGCTGACGCGTAGTAGACGTACTGGCAAACTGAGACGGGCTCGCACGTGATTACACCCCTGGGTGGTATCACCCCTACCAAGCCTGGGTCCGCATCTCTTCCCTTTTTCGGTATTGAGCCGGCGATTATCGACCCCGTCTCCGGCGAGGAGATTCACGGTAACGATGTTGAGGGTGTATTGGCGTTCAAGCAACCTTGGCCAAGCATGGCACGCACAGTCTGGGGAGCACACAAGCGATACATGGAGACATATCTGACGGTATACAAGGGGTACTACGTGAGTGAGCAAATTCCATGTACCCCTACATGTGCTAACCTCTGCAGTTCACTGGAGACGGTGCCGCACGTGACCACGAGGGCTATTACTGGATTCGAGGACGCGTCGATGACGTTGTCAACGTTTCTGGGCACAGGCTGTCGACTGCTGAGATTGAGGCGGCACTTATTGAACACCGTATGTCGATGCTTTATAAGCAGATATGCACGATACTAACGATTGCGCAGACCAGGTGGCTGAGGCGGCAGTAGTGGGAATCCATGACGAACTGACAGGCCAAGCGGTCAACGCCTTTGTGGCGCTCAAGGACGGCACAGAGTCAAGTGACCAAGTGAAGAAGGACTTGGTAATGCAAGTGCGCAAGTCGATTGGTCCGTTTGCCGCACCAAAGGCAATTTTTGTAGTGCCAGATCTGCCCAAGACGCGATCCGGCAAGATTATGCGACGTATAATGCGCAAGATTCTAGCTGGAGAGGAGGACCAACTGGGCGACATCACAACGGTACGTAACTTTGACTCCTTGTCCTCATGGTGGTGCAGCCCGATGACGCGTACCCGGACGGAGCATAGTTTGCTGACGCTTTCGGACAGCTTTCGGATCCGTCGGTAGTCGACAAGATCATCGACATAGTGCACCAGTCGAAGAAAAAATAGATGGCTCGACTTGGCGATAGTGGCGGGAGAAGTGTAAGTGGTTGAGAGAGGGCAACGTGCCAGTGTTTCTGTGGGGGTGCGGGCCGAGGTGAGAATAGCACACAAGTGCAGATGAAGCTTACTAGGCGGGAGGGATCTGTCAGTTTTCTTGGGTGACTTGGGTGACAAACGCCGAGAACATCGTGAGACGCAGGCAGTATGCGCGCTGAATCACGACAATGCCGAATGTTGCGGGCCGTCACATGTATCTTTTTAGTTTTGGTAATGCCAATCGGAAGGTCGATGTTCTTTGTTTGGTTCTGCTGGTTGACAGGTTGCGTCAATCACGTCAATCACTATGCCAACTGCCGGCGACCCGCTCGCACAACAGCCACAGCAGCCGTATACACAATACGAAAGGCAAAGCACAGGCCGTGTTCGGTGCAGGGCATGGCCAAAGTTTCATTCGTGTCGCGCCTAGTCCCTCTTCTTCCGCGAGCCGGTTGCCAAGCAGGTGGCTGACAGGGGCTGTGCAGAGCGATTACGAGTCGACCTCGATGGCTGCTCTGCCATTCAACCATTGCTTTCTAGTATAGCCCTTTGCCTCTGCTAGCGTTTCTGAATACCGTATAGACGAAGCTTTGCCCACCCATGTCTCTCGTTGAAATCTGTTAGTTTTCAGCCGTCCACCACAAACTTCTTCGCGAACGGGCCCGCATCTCCTGAACGAGAGCACCGCCACCCGATAATGCGTATCTTTGGCAGTCTAGGCACCGCCTTTACGCTGGGACTTGCAACAATAGCATCCGCTTCATCATACGCCCGCCCACCGCTGAGAAGTATCGCGCTCGCCAAAAATGCCGACATCCTCACACAAACACACCGCGTGACGGCTGTGTCGTCGTTTGATCTCGCCTTCGACGTATCGGGGCAGCGCGTGCGCCTCAGCCTCGAACCCAACCACGACCTCTTTGTAGAGGGCGGCCAAATAACACACCTCAATGCAGACGGCAGCATAGCGCGCCAGGAGCCTATAGAGCGCCTGCAACACAAGGTCTACAAAGGCACAGCATGGCTGAAGAGAGGAAATCGCTGGGACAATGTGGGCTGGGCGCGAATAGGCATTCGCGAGGACGGTCTAGAACCGCTGTTTGAAGGCACCTATACTGtcaaccacaaccaccaccaTATCAAGACAGCATCCGACTACAAGTCGACGCGCCAGGCAGAGGACCCGGATGTTGACCTGCGCGAGAAGGAGTACATGGTCGTCTTCCGCGACTCGGATATGGGCATATACGATGAACACTCGGAGCTCAGGAAGCGCGCTGACGACGTAGGATGTCCGTCCGATGAACTACTTTTCAATACGCAAGATGATCACCCAATCTACGCCAGCATGCGCGCTCGCGACGAGGCGTCGGCCATGTCGCCATCTTTTATTTCAGCAATGTTCAAGCGACAGAACGACCTCCAGCCCGGAGGTAACGGCGCTGGTGTTGAACTATCCTCTACCATTGGCAGCACTGCCGGATGCCCTGGTACTCGCAAGGTTGCGCTCGTTGGAGTTGCTGCCGACTGCACCTACGTGAAGTCTTTCGGTGGTGACAAGAACAAGACCCAGACGAACATCATGAGTGTCATGAACCAGGCCTCACAACTATTTGAGAGCACATTTAACATCTCCCTTGGTTTGGCTAACCTGCTTGTTACTGAGGCGGACTGTCCAACACAGCAACAACAGGCAACGCCCTGGAATCAAGACTGCAGTGGCAGCATCACTATCCAGGATCGTTTGAACCAATTCTCAACTTGGAGAGGTCAGCAAAAGGATACCTACTCCCACTGGACCCTGCTATCTACCTGCAACACTGGATCGGCCGTTGGACTCGCATGGCTCGGACAGGCTTGCACCACGGGCTCACAGGCCAACAATGGTAACTCTGGTGAGACTGTTGCTGGCGCCAACGTTGTCATCAAAACTGCTACTGAGTGGCAAGTCGTTGCTCACGAAACAGGCCACACCTACGGCGCCGTGCACGACTGTACCTCGGATTCGTGCGCAAACAAGGACCTTGTCAGCGCTCAGCAGTGCTGTCCCTTTAGCCAAGGCACCTGCGATGCAAACGGTGGTTTCATCATGAACCCCTCAACATCGCCCGGAATTTCCCGCTTCTCCCCGTGCTCCATCGGTAACATCTGCTCGGCACTCGGACGGAACAGTGTCAAGTCTCAGTGTCTCACCAACAACCGAGACGTCACCCTTCTCACTGGCCAAACCTGTGGTAACGGTATTGTCGAGGGCGACGAGGAGTGCGACTGCGGTGGTACCACGGGCTGCAAAGGCAACAGGTGCTGCAACCCCTCGACGTGCAAGTTCATCAACAATGCCGTCTGCGATGACTCCAACGAAGACTGCTGCCGCAACTGCCAGTTTGCTTCTGCCAACACCGTATGCCGCAACTCGGTTGGTGATTGCGATCCCCAGGAAATGTGCACGGGCAACTCACCCTACTGCCCCGAAGACAAGACCAAGCCAGACGGCACCGACTGCGGCAACGGACTCACATGTGCCAGCGGCCAGTGCACGAGCAGAGACATGCAGTGCAAGACCATCATGGGCAGTTACACCCAAGGCAACGATACATATGCCTGCGACAACAGCAACTGCATGCTCAGCTGCGCAAGCCCAGAGTTCGGCGCGAGATGTTACGGTCTCCAGCAAAACTTCCTCGACGGAACGAGCTGTACCGGCGGGGGAAAGTGTGTCAACGTAAGTTCATGTCCAAACCCGGCTCCCATTTGAAATGACAAATAACTAAACAAAATCGCAGGGCGTATGTCAAGGCGGTTCCGTCGGCAAGGAAATCACCTCCTGGATCGACAGCCACCTCCCCCTCGTCATCGGCCTCGCCGCCGGTGTCGGCGGCGCCTTACTCCTCTGTATCTTCTGCGGCTGTCTCCGGTCCTACCGCCGCCGCTCTAAACTGCGTAAATACGCTGCTGCCGTCCCGCCCCCAATGCCGTATCGTAGCGGCGGTGGCAGTGGCCGCAGCAGAGGCGGTGGTGGTGCCCCGCCAATGGGCCAGTATAATAATCTGCCGTCGAGGGGTGATGGCGGGCCGGTTGCTGGGCAGTGGACGCCACAGCCACAGCCGCATCAGTGGGCGCCTGATCCGCATGCGCCGAATGGGCATGTTCCTTTGCCTCCGCCGGTACATAGGAGTAGTTTGCGGTATGCGTAGGCTGGGACtgttggtgttgttgttgttgtagCGTTTTTGCATCTTCTCGCTTAGTTGCGTTGCGTAATTATGAAACTTTACGGTCTTGAAATCTCTTTTTTTCCCTTTatacctacctacctactACCTCCGATAAAGGCTTTGGTTGTTGTTTTTTTTGTAGGCAAAATCTCCTTGTCATGTCATCTCATTTTTCACTTTTCGCTTTCTCGGTTTTAGCTTGGCATCGTTTATTGGCATTTGGTTGGTTTTTCTTTGCGGAGTGCGCTGTTTGCCCTGCATTCTTGGTTTCTTTTGTTGCGTGCGTGCGTGTGTTTTTTCTTTTGTTTTTGTTGTGGGGTTTCGTTGCATCGCGCTGGGATATGGGATGGGTTGGGGATAGGATGGGGGTATAGTGTGTGTAGGGTAGGCATTGGACTATAGACAGAGAGTTAGCGTGAGAAGGGGAATGAAGATTATATTCTGCTATATTGTCTTCGTTGTGAATGTTTGTGTTGTGTGTTATGTGGTAAGAGGGTTGTTTTATGACATGCGTTATACATACGTGGTTAGACCGTAGGTAAGCATATTACCCGCCTGTATAATACGTGCGTAGCAGTAAGCTTACTCATCATGTAGTTCTTTTGACGGCATGGAAGTGGTTGTCTGGCAGTAGGTGGTTATGTATGAGGGCAATTTCTGTCGTGATCTGAGAAGAAAAGCAAGTGTTTGGTGGATGGGGGGTTGTATTGGATGTGGTAGGGGATGATTCTAGGAAGTGGGGTTAATCGTCTGCAGGTAAGATGGTGACTAGGGTGAGGGTTCTGGAGAAGGCTATATTAGGGTCTAGAGAGTAGGTGCCAAGGCGAAGATGTAATGATTTCTGTGTTTGTGGGGGTTTGTTGCTTCAGGGTGGGTGTGATGTCAAGTTTGCGGGTAAGGGGGGTTACGGTATATAACACTTTCATGTCAAGAATGTTGCCAGATAGATGGGGAGTTGTGGTCGACGAGGGAAGACGTGAATTTCGTTCGAGTATCAGAGGGTAACGAGATAAGAGCTAGATACACGTCGTTTAATATTTGAATAGACGGAGGCTTGCTTCCCTTTGGATAGTGTACGCTACTCGCGCCACTGATGCAAAACTTGAAGATTATCGTATGATTCCAAAGACGCTAGCTTTGTCGGCGTAGCAGACAGTGCTACTAGAGCAGATGACGTAGGGCTGCGTCATGTTGAGATATCAACCATAATCATGCGTGAATCGCATTTACGGTGTAAtccctcatctcatctgTGAAACCGCTTTCTAACCACTGATAAAGTAGCAATTGCAACGGTTGTTCTCTGCCCATGCCGAGTGGAATCTAGAAGCTATACCACACTACTCTGACGTTAGTATGTCTTTACAACACTCGGATAGGCCATATTATACTGCTCTGAAGATAGATGGGATGTTTGTGCACACGGAGGCGTCGGCAGCACTACAGTCTCCACCTGGCTATCCCTCCATGTTAGCATAGCCATGTGATGTAGCAACCGGCAAATCTACTTACTCCACGTGGAGAGGGGCTGCACTTCGCTTGGGAGCTGGTCCAAGCAGACACAGAGCCTACAAAGGGCAATGCGACAACGAGTACGTTGAGGAGGTGGAATTGCATCGTAAGGATATAATTGCTTTGGAGCAAGatagagagagagagtaCGTAAGTGTCTTGTACAAAGGTAACGCGAGAGAGATAATTGTAGGTTGAGGGACTTTCCTTTTCTATATGGAACGGGCCGTAAGGAACAACTTAATCACCGAATTAGGAGTACGAGACGCATGTTTCTCCTGTCTAAGTACATAACACGGGCGCGGCATACCAGGATATGATGACTTTGGTAAGCCGTGCTTCTTGGCATGTCTTGGATGTTGGGCATGCTGTGTGTATTccgtcgccttttgaatcCTCGTTCTAACACTCACGCCAGCAATCACAAGTATTGCCATTCCGCCATGCCGAGTGGTGTTTACAATGGCCAGGACACTACTCCAATGTCAGTCACTCTTACAATAAACGGCGCCTTAGTGATTCAGCTGAACTTACAGTCTTCTCGATATCTTCATCAAAAAAGCATTTGTAGGCGGCAGAAAAACCGCAGTTTCCTCCCAGCTGGTCATATGTGTTAGCATAGCGTCTGGTGTAATAGTCAGAAGATCTACGTACACCCCACTCTGCTGGAGCAGCTCTGCATATCGCCTGGGGGTTAACAGGGAGGTTGGGATCTACCTCCTGGGCAGACACAGAGCCTACAAAGGGCAATGCGACAAGAAGTATGTTGACAAAGTAGTATTGCATCGTGACGATACGTAGAGATAAAGGGATTGTCGGTGGTGTGTGTGTAACCGAGGGTTGAGGAAATTTCCGTGTTGAGAAAAAGAGGAAGGAAGTACTTGTTTAAATTGGCGAATGGTAAGATGAACACAGAACGCTTTCCCCTCAAAAGTAAGCGCTGACAGATGAGAATAGGCGTCGGATATCCAGGGAGGTAACAAGTCAATGCGCGGTGTACTAAAATATTACTCCCTATGGACCGTGCCTTTTGCCGTGTGTTGGACACTGTGCTTGCTTTGCTGGAGTCGACAAGTGAGGCACGTCAAAACTTGGTGTTTTCTGATTGAATGTGAATTAGAGGATGATACTACGCACCAATCTTGAAATGAGTGGACTAACTTCTTGGGTTGCCCTCCTTGGATCGGGTCCATATCATGAATAAGCCTCGGCCATGCTCTGAATTCGGCTTACTTGCCTCTGAGATATGGCAGATCAGCAGAACAACAAATAGTACAAGTTCCGGTTTGAGCCGGATACATGACTGGTAAGGGCAAATACCATCTGAAAAAAGACCTAGCATGACCTGTAAGTAGACTGAGAGCCTTGTATGGGTTTTACGGTTTTCCAGGAGGAGGTTTCTATGTCTCAAAAGTTGACTCTGTAAGAGGAATCTAGCATAACTTGTAAGTTAGGTGCTAGTCGGAGGGCTATCTCGAAGGCGGTGTAAATCAGCCAAGAGGATGTCCAAGGCGACCATGGAGCTGCCAAGATAGAGGGCTGGTTTAAACAAATACTCCCGCAATTTTTGTCAAGACTATTCTGATCAAAACTGAAGAACCATCGATTACTTGATCTTCACTTACTTGTCCTGATCATGCCCCTTCGGAGTTGGGTTGAATAAAACTCGATTTTTGGTCTCTTTGACAGAATATGAACTTCAATATAGCGGCAGAAAGCAGTCAAGACTAAAGAGAGAAGGTATGGAAGACTTTGGATATATCTGTCACGATTGAATCGCGCTTTAGTGGTATGTTTGGCAGTGATGTGTTGGTTGGCGAGTTCGGGCTTCTGTTATCACTTGTTCTGGGTCATATGGGCCGTGAATGGATCTAGAGAGAAGGCGGGCGTGAAGCAGGTGGTAAAAAATGCGGTAAATTCGAGATGTCGGGTTTGTAGGTGCAGAGGTATGGCAACCCAGTTCAGATTGTACCTATTAAGAGGAAAAGAAAGAGGTAGTAAAAGCTGGCGGATAAAAGAAGCCTTGTTTGAGATCAACGTAGATAAGTATAGTCGTTCAACTAGTTCATGGCTTGCTTGGCTACATTCCAAGCCAGCATGGTAGGAGGTAGGTATCCCTACCCCCGCCCCACTGACATCACCTTTGGACCCACCTTGCTACAAAGCGCTGTTAGTCCCGAATACATATGCTCTTCTTGCTGACAAGTTCTTAGTTTACAATGTTGGTGGTGTTGTCCAAATGCTCGTCTACCATATTATCATCGTTTCGGACCATCGTATGCGATATAACTATGAGTCTGAGACTCTCTACGTGCCTAGCCTATGGAAGAAAATGCAATCGCACGACGCGCGGGAATAATGGACAAAAGTAATCTAGTGGAGCCGTGCTTCGTTTTGATTGGGCAAAGAGTACGTCCGCAGCTGGCGTAAATGGGTTCGGAAAACGTGGATGGTGTTGAAGAACTGATAACTGATAACTGATATATGATCCTCTTACTTCTTGTGGGATGCAATGTGTGAGTGCTGTGTTTCAGATGCTGCGGCTTCTACGGGACGTAATTAGGTATGGGAGGGTTGAGGATTATTGGGGTGGATTTATGGGTACCGTGTTGGAGAGATTTGCTTGAGGTAGTATGTAGAGAGGAGTGACGTTCCGCTGGCCTGGAATAGGGTGTGGATTGTGAACGTCTGCCATGATCTGATGCGCGTTTTTCAGCAAAAAAGTCAGATATTGAGATAATGGACTACTCCTTCAGCGAAAGAAAAGCGCCTCCACCTATATTAGTATGATAAGAAATCGAATCTTTGCGGCTGCTATAAGTCGTTCCTGCAGCCATTAATCTAGCCGCCCCTCCTCCGCTTCGGCAGTTGCAGCAACAGCCGAAGCTAAGCCACACTCTGCAGGCACAAGACCCCTATCCTTACATATCTATATCTGTCTCCTAACATCGCAGCCCATTCACTATAAACAAGATTCCCAAGCCTAAAGAGGCAGCTTCTCGCTTTTTTGATAGTATCGCGGGAGGTTCAAGGGTGTGGCGTTATTGCAAGTGCCGGGAGGAGAGCCCCACTTGCTGCAAGGCTGCATAGACCCTGACAAGTATGAAGTCATGACCATAACCGCAGTGGAGAAAAAGCTTAGAAACCTGACAGTAGATGTACATCACCTTTTCTCACGAGACGAAATGATTAATTGATTAAGCGCCGTCTTGCCAACAGCATCATAACGGTATTTGAAGACTTATTACAGCACACCAATCTCGTGAACTTCTTCATCACGAAAAGATCTTATAGGGAGAAAGCCTCAAAGAACTTTTCTCTGGAAAAAAGGTCCTTGATAAAaaagaggaagagaaagAAAATCCAACAAAATGCTCGCTCTCACCAGCGCAACGGGTAAACTAGGTTCAGCAGTAATATCCGCCATCCTAGAAAACAACCTCATCGACCCAAAGGACCTCGTAATCTGCGTACGTCCCTCCTCCCTAGCCTCCATCTATCCCCCTAATCCTCCCTCCCCTCACCTCCCCAACCCTCACCCAACTAACCACCCACACCCACAGTCCTCCAGCCCCCCCAACCCACCCGCACCTCTCCCACCTCCTCCAACTCcacccaaccctaacccacCGCCCCATCGACTTCACCAACCCATCCACCCTAACCCCCGCCTTCACATCCTGCAGCACCCTCTTCCTCGTCTCCACGCCCGCCATCCACCTCGACTACAACAACGCCGTCCCAGGCCAAGGCCGCGAAGCCCACCACATCGCCGCCATTGACGCGGCACTCGCCGCGGGCGTTAGACACATTTACTACACATCGCTCGCATTCGGCAATCCGAGTAAAGCGGGTGTGATGCGTGCGCATATACGCACCGAGGCGTATTTACGCGAGGCGGAAGCCCAAGGGAAGTGTAAAGTGACGGTTCTACGCGAGGGCTTGTATAGTGAGAGTTGGCCGTTGTATTTTGGGTATTTTTACGGACTAAAAGGGGAGAGGAGGGGGGGAAGTGGTTGTAGCGGGTGATGGGCGGGTTTGTTGGAGTAGTATTTCGGATTTGGGATACGCGACCGCCAAAATCCTAGCGGCGGAGAGTGAGGTGTGGGCGGGGAGGACGGTGTATTTGTCGCAGAAGAGGGGGGTTACGTTGGCGGAGATTGCGCGCGTTGTGAGTAGGGTCAAGGGAGAGGAGGTGAAGCTCAAGATTGTGGATACGAAGGCGTATGAGGATTTTTACGTCGAGGAGATGGGAATGGAGAGGGCGGCGGTGGAGTGGTGGAGTAGCACGTATGAGGCGCTTGAGGAGGGGGAGTGTGAGATTGATGATGGG encodes:
- a CDS encoding ADAM 8 precursor, which produces MRIFGSLGTAFTLGLATIASASSYARPPLRSIALAKNADILTQTHRVTAVSSFDLAFDVSGQRVRLSLEPNHDLFVEGGQITHLNADGSIARQEPIERLQHKVYKGTAWLKRGNRWDNVGWARIGIREDGLEPLFEGTYTVNHNHHHIKTASDYKSTRQAEDPDVDLREKEYMVVFRDSDMGIYDEHSELRKRADDVGCPSDELLFNTQDDHPIYASMRARDEASAMSPSFISAMFKRQNDLQPGGNGAGVELSSTIGSTAGCPGTRKVALVGVAADCTYVKSFGGDKNKTQTNIMSVMNQASQLFESTFNISLGLANLLVTEADCPTQQQQATPWNQDCSGSITIQDRLNQFSTWRGQQKDTYSHWTLLSTCNTGSAVGLAWLGQACTTGSQANNGNSGETVAGANVVIKTATEWQVVAHETGHTYGAVHDCTSDSCANKDLVSAQQCCPFSQGTCDANGGFIMNPSTSPGISRFSPCSIGNICSALGRNSVKSQCLTNNRDVTLLTGQTCGNGIVEGDEECDCGGTTGCKGNRCCNPSTCKFINNAVCDDSNEDCCRNCQFASANTVCRNSVGDCDPQEMCTGNSPYCPEDKTKPDGTDCGNGLTCASGQCTSRDMQCKTIMGSYTQGNDTYACDNSNCMLSCASPEFGARCYGLQQNFLDGTSCTGGGKCVNGVCQGGSVGKEITSWIDSHLPLVIGLAAGVGGALLLCIFCGCLRSYRRRSKLRKYAAAVPPPMPSFDGMEVVVWQ
- a CDS encoding acetate--CoA ligase, with protein sequence MSEGNVKPPVVAEAHEVDTFHVPKAFYEKHPHSRPHLENLEEYQKLYKESITDPKTFWGRLARELLTWERDFQTVHSGSFEHGDNAWFLEGRLNASYNCVDRHAFKDPNKPAIIYEADDEGDGRIITYGELLRQVSKLAYTLKEMGVRKGDTVALYLPMIPEAVISFLACTRIGAVHSVVFAGFSSDSLRDRINDAECKVVITTDEGKRGGKTISTKKIVDDALKQCPGISHCLVYKRTGAEVPWTKGRDWWWHEEVEKYPNYIAPEPMNSEDPLFLLYTSGSTGKPKGVMHTTGGYLLGAAATGKYVFDIHDNDVFFCGGDVGWITGHTYVVYAPLLLGVATVVFEGTPAYPNFSRYWDIVDKYNVSQFYVAPTALRLLKRAGNEHVKHKMKNLRILGSVGEPIAAEVWKWYFETVGKEEAHVVDTYWQTETGSHVITPLGGITPTKPGSASLPFFGIEPAIIDPVSGEEIHGNDVEGVLAFKQPWPSMARTVWGAHKRYMETYLTVYKGYYFTGDGAARDHEGYYWIRGRVDDVVNVSGHRLSTAEIEAALIEHHQVAEAAVVGIHDELTGQAVNAFVALKDGTESSDQVKKDLVMQVRKSIGPFAAPKAIFVVPDLPKTRSGKIMRRIMRKILAGEEDQLGDITTLSDPSVVDKIIDIVHQSKKK